Proteins found in one Aquibium microcysteis genomic segment:
- a CDS encoding response regulator, with protein MSSGLKIVIADDHPLFRGALKQALASVAEDPVILEAGTFAETKEIVAGSDDIDLVLLDLTMPGASGLSGLVAIRAINVGAPVMIVSAHDEIETIRRALDLGASGYISKSASMEEIRMAVRTVLDGGIHAPPDGDLGTETDPEIADLIHRLHSLTPQQARVLSMIAEGLLNKQIAYELGVSEATVKAHVSAVLQKLDVDSRTQAVIQLSRIATDTIAAPAT; from the coding sequence GTGTCATCGGGCCTGAAAATCGTGATCGCCGACGATCACCCGCTGTTTCGCGGCGCGCTGAAGCAGGCGCTCGCGAGCGTGGCAGAGGATCCGGTCATCCTGGAGGCCGGAACCTTCGCGGAGACGAAGGAGATCGTGGCCGGCAGCGACGACATCGATCTCGTGCTGCTCGACCTGACGATGCCGGGCGCGAGCGGACTGTCGGGCCTGGTGGCGATCCGGGCGATAAACGTCGGCGCGCCCGTCATGATCGTCTCGGCGCATGACGAGATCGAGACCATCCGGCGGGCGCTCGACCTCGGCGCCTCCGGCTACATCTCGAAGTCGGCGAGCATGGAAGAGATCCGCATGGCGGTCCGGACCGTCCTCGACGGCGGCATCCACGCTCCGCCCGACGGGGATCTCGGCACCGAGACCGACCCCGAGATCGCCGACCTGATCCACCGGCTGCACAGCCTGACGCCGCAGCAGGCCCGCGTCCTGTCGATGATCGCCGAGGGACTGCTCAACAAGCAGATCGCCTACGAGCTCGGCGTCTCGGAGGCCACCGTCAAGGCGCATGTGTCGGCGGTGCTGCAGAAGCTCGACGTCGACAGCCGCACCCAGGCGGTGATCCAGCTCTCGCGCATCGCCACGGACACGATCGCCGCACCGGCGACCTGA
- a CDS encoding PAS domain-containing hybrid sensor histidine kinase/response regulator: protein MRGWVVVIIAIAYVTLLFAIASLGDRRASRHPDRVRPYIYALSLAIYCTSWTFFGSVGLASERGLEFLAIYIGPVLVFLFGYQLLHRIVRLSKAEKITSIADFLAARYGKSFVVASIATIIATVGAIPYIALQLKAISDSVSLMVQHYTGRPPEIDLFIGDISLLVAILLALFAVLFGTRHADATEHQDGLVLAVAVESVVKLAAFLAVGIFVVFLLFDGPADLIAAVRDHPEVAAASVYPTSFATWFVLTLLSTFAIIMLPRQFYVMIVENRGPSELRTATWLFPIYLVLINLFVIPIAFAGIVTVGSQTNADLYVLSLPLLTGNDLLALAAFIGGLSAATAMVIVASVALSIMISNDLVIPLLFRRLIRSGRTGYEDWSQIILNVRRAAIFLVLFAAFLYYRETTNNTRLASIGLMSFAAIAQFAPAFFGGLVWRRANGRGAIIGMSGGILVWAYTLLLPALVPSDLPLVVHGPFGLEALRPQALFGVVAEPLNHGVFWSLLVNTLGLVLGSLSRAARPLERIQASIFVPREVSPMPSLRRFRTTATVDDLKDTISRYLGAERTERSFESYALQRGRAIDGGEPADMAIIRFSEQLLTSAVGSSSARLVLSLLLQRRDKTVKDAYKLLDDASEALQHNRDLLQTALDQMGQGVTVFDRDFRLICWNRQYRLLLDLPDELGQVGVSLGQVLDHLARRGDIEHGSEGLALERLNTFGSPWQIELKASGRILEVRSNPMPDGGIVATYADITARVRADIELKSANESLEQRVARRTAELLRVNEELAQAQMLAEEANLGKTRFLAAAGHDILQPLNAARLYCASLLEQAGKGPTAAAATNIESALESVEMILGAVLDISRLDAGAMRPKETAFRLDGLLRQIGTDFQPMAREKGLRLRIVPSSLTVTTDRNLLRRLIQNLVSNAVKYTRKGTVLVGARRRGELVEIQVLDSGIGIPPDKLNLVFREFTRLDEGMREAQGLGLGLSIVDRIARVLRLEIRILSHQHRGTRFSVILPVSEPMAKETVVTPMRTADGGQSLAGLDVLCIDNEPRILEGMRLLLEGWGCRVTTHGAMPDVSEGALGDPPDVILADYHLDRDDGIRVIRRLREAYGRDVPGVLITADRSSEVREKAAALDVVILNKPVKPAGLRTVLRRCRKMSPATE from the coding sequence ATGCGCGGCTGGGTCGTCGTCATCATCGCCATCGCCTACGTCACGCTGCTCTTCGCCATCGCGAGCCTTGGCGATCGCAGGGCGTCGCGGCATCCCGACCGCGTGCGTCCCTACATCTACGCGCTCAGCCTTGCGATCTATTGCACCTCGTGGACCTTCTTCGGATCGGTCGGCCTCGCCTCCGAGCGGGGGCTGGAGTTCCTGGCGATCTATATCGGCCCGGTCCTGGTGTTCCTGTTCGGCTACCAGCTGCTCCACCGCATCGTGCGCCTGTCGAAGGCGGAGAAGATCACCTCGATCGCGGACTTTCTGGCCGCCCGCTACGGCAAGAGCTTCGTGGTCGCCTCGATCGCGACCATCATCGCCACCGTCGGTGCGATCCCCTACATCGCGCTGCAGCTGAAGGCGATTTCCGATTCCGTCAGCCTGATGGTGCAGCATTACACTGGGCGCCCGCCGGAGATCGATCTCTTCATCGGCGACATCTCGCTGCTCGTGGCGATCCTGCTCGCGCTCTTCGCCGTGCTCTTCGGCACGCGCCATGCCGATGCGACGGAGCACCAGGACGGGCTGGTGCTCGCGGTCGCGGTCGAATCGGTGGTCAAGCTCGCCGCGTTCCTCGCCGTCGGCATCTTCGTCGTTTTCCTCTTGTTCGACGGCCCGGCCGATCTCATCGCCGCCGTGCGCGACCATCCCGAGGTCGCGGCCGCATCGGTCTATCCGACCTCCTTCGCCACCTGGTTCGTGCTGACGCTGCTCAGCACCTTCGCCATCATCATGCTGCCGCGGCAGTTCTACGTGATGATCGTGGAGAACCGCGGGCCGAGCGAACTGCGGACGGCCACCTGGCTGTTCCCGATCTATCTCGTCCTGATCAATCTCTTCGTGATCCCGATCGCCTTCGCAGGTATCGTCACCGTCGGAAGTCAGACGAACGCCGACCTCTACGTCCTGTCCCTGCCGCTCCTGACGGGCAACGATCTGCTGGCGCTCGCGGCCTTCATCGGGGGGCTGTCGGCGGCGACGGCCATGGTGATCGTCGCCAGCGTCGCGCTGTCGATCATGATCTCCAACGATCTCGTCATTCCGCTGCTGTTCCGGCGTCTCATCCGCTCGGGACGGACGGGCTACGAGGACTGGTCGCAGATCATTCTCAACGTCCGCCGCGCGGCGATCTTCCTCGTCCTCTTCGCGGCCTTCCTGTACTACCGCGAGACGACCAACAATACGCGGCTGGCGTCGATCGGCCTCATGTCGTTCGCCGCCATCGCCCAGTTCGCCCCCGCCTTCTTCGGCGGGCTCGTCTGGAGGAGGGCCAACGGTCGCGGCGCGATCATCGGCATGTCCGGCGGCATCCTCGTCTGGGCCTACACGCTGCTCCTGCCGGCGCTCGTGCCATCCGATCTGCCGCTCGTCGTCCACGGCCCCTTCGGTCTGGAGGCGCTGCGCCCCCAGGCGCTTTTCGGGGTCGTCGCCGAGCCGCTCAACCACGGCGTCTTCTGGAGCCTGCTCGTCAACACGCTCGGACTGGTGCTGGGTTCGCTGTCGCGCGCGGCGCGGCCGCTCGAGCGGATCCAGGCGTCGATCTTCGTCCCGCGCGAGGTGAGCCCGATGCCGAGCCTGCGCCGGTTCCGCACCACCGCGACCGTCGACGATCTCAAGGACACCATCTCGCGCTATCTCGGTGCCGAGCGCACCGAACGCTCCTTCGAGAGCTACGCGCTGCAGCGCGGCCGCGCCATCGACGGCGGCGAGCCGGCCGACATGGCCATCATCCGCTTCTCCGAGCAGCTTCTCACCAGCGCGGTCGGCTCGTCCTCGGCGCGTCTCGTCCTGTCTCTCCTGCTCCAGCGCCGCGACAAGACCGTCAAGGACGCCTACAAGCTGCTCGACGACGCTTCCGAGGCGCTGCAGCACAACCGCGACCTGCTGCAGACGGCACTCGACCAGATGGGGCAGGGGGTGACGGTCTTCGACCGCGACTTCCGGCTGATCTGCTGGAACCGGCAGTACCGGCTGCTGCTCGACCTGCCGGACGAGCTCGGCCAGGTCGGCGTCTCGCTCGGGCAGGTGCTCGACCATCTCGCCCGGCGCGGCGACATAGAGCACGGCTCCGAAGGCCTCGCCCTCGAACGCCTCAACACCTTCGGCAGTCCCTGGCAGATCGAGCTGAAGGCCAGCGGCCGCATCCTCGAGGTCCGTTCCAATCCGATGCCCGACGGCGGCATCGTCGCGACCTATGCAGACATCACCGCCCGCGTGCGCGCCGACATCGAGCTCAAGAGCGCCAACGAATCGCTCGAACAGCGCGTCGCGCGTCGCACCGCCGAACTGCTTCGCGTGAACGAGGAACTGGCCCAGGCACAGATGCTGGCCGAGGAGGCCAATCTGGGCAAGACCCGCTTCCTGGCCGCCGCCGGCCACGACATCCTGCAGCCGCTGAACGCCGCCCGGCTCTACTGCGCCTCGCTGCTCGAACAGGCGGGGAAGGGACCGACAGCTGCGGCGGCCACCAACATCGAATCGGCGCTGGAATCGGTCGAGATGATTCTCGGCGCGGTGCTCGACATCTCGCGGCTCGACGCAGGCGCGATGCGTCCGAAGGAGACGGCGTTCCGGCTCGACGGGCTGCTGCGCCAGATCGGCACGGACTTCCAGCCCATGGCGCGCGAGAAGGGGCTGCGGCTGCGCATCGTTCCCTCGTCGCTGACCGTGACGACGGATCGCAATCTGCTGCGCCGCCTCATCCAGAACCTCGTCTCCAATGCGGTGAAATACACCCGCAAAGGCACGGTGCTGGTGGGAGCGCGGCGGCGCGGCGAGCTCGTGGAGATCCAGGTTCTCGACAGCGGCATCGGCATCCCGCCGGATAAGCTCAACCTCGTCTTCCGCGAGTTCACGCGCCTCGACGAGGGCATGCGGGAGGCCCAGGGTCTCGGGCTCGGCCTGTCCATCGTCGACCGCATCGCGCGGGTTCTGCGCCTGGAAATCCGGATCCTGTCGCACCAGCACCGCGGCACCCGTTTCTCGGTGATCCTGCCGGTCTCGGAGCCGATGGCGAAGGAAACCGTGGTCACGCCGATGCGCACGGCAGACGGCGGACAGTCGCTGGCCGGCCTCGACGTGCTGTGCATCGACAACGAGCCGCGCATCCTCGAGGGCATGCGGCTGCTCCTGGAAGGATGGGGCTGCCGCGTGACGACTCACGGCGCCATGCCCGACGTATCGGAGGGAGCGCTCGGCGATCCACCGGACGTCATCCTGGCCGACTACCACCTCGATCGCGACGACGGAATCCGCGTCATCCGGCGCCTGCGGGAGGCCTATGGCCGCGACGTGCCCGGCGTGCTGATCACGGCCGACCGGTCGAGCGAAGTGCGCGAGAAGGCGGCAGCGCTCGACGTCGTCATCCTCAACAAGCCGGTGAAGCCGGCAGGACTGCGCACCGTCCTGCGGCGCTGCCGCAAGATGTCGCCGGCGACGGAATAG
- the mscL gene encoding large conductance mechanosensitive channel protein MscL: MLKEFQEFISKGNVIDLAVGVIIGGAFGLIVKSLTDDIIMPIVGAIFGGVDFSNYFLPLASGVTATTLAAAREQGAVFAYGNFVTVVINFLILAWIIFIMIKGVNRMRRTIERPKATPNQPAPPPADILLLTEIRDLLAKRDEPGRSV; this comes from the coding sequence ATGCTCAAGGAATTCCAGGAATTCATCTCGAAAGGCAACGTGATCGATCTCGCCGTCGGCGTCATCATCGGCGGGGCCTTCGGACTGATCGTCAAGTCGCTGACCGACGACATCATCATGCCGATCGTCGGCGCCATTTTCGGCGGCGTCGACTTCTCGAACTATTTCCTGCCGCTCGCCTCGGGCGTGACGGCCACGACGCTGGCGGCGGCACGCGAGCAGGGCGCAGTCTTCGCCTATGGCAACTTCGTCACCGTGGTGATCAACTTTCTCATCCTGGCGTGGATCATCTTCATCATGATCAAGGGCGTGAACCGGATGCGCCGCACCATCGAGAGGCCGAAGGCCACGCCGAACCAGCCGGCACCGCCGCCGGCCGACATCCTGCTCCTGACGGAGATTCGCGACCTCCTGGCCAAGCGCGACGAGCCGGGCCGCAGCGTCTGA
- a CDS encoding pyridoxal phosphate-dependent aminotransferase yields the protein MSLLQDLRAETRLAPDSGISAIIDYGRGRPGLIPMWAGEGDLPTPDFITRAAIAGLEAGETFYTWQRGMPELRQSLADYHRRHFGRPAAAEEFLVTGSGMHAIQMALQATAGAGDEAVYLSPAWPNFAAAAGVMGTKPVAVELIFSDRGWTLDVERLAAALTPRTRVLFVNSPSNPTGWTADRETLADILALARRHGLWIIADEIYALFHHDGGRAASFVDVMEPEDRVIFVNSFSKNWAMTGWRVGWMRVHPSLQQTFENLIQYSNSGVPQFLQRGAVAALDQGDDFVAGQVERAATARDMVCRILGATNRVRLSPPAGAFYLFFAVDGLPDARAAAAEIVDRANVGLAPGTAFGAGGDGYLRLCFHRRLDEVEEAAGRIARWIGSR from the coding sequence ATGAGCCTCCTTCAAGACCTCCGGGCCGAAACCCGGCTCGCACCCGACAGCGGCATCTCGGCGATCATCGACTATGGTCGCGGACGTCCGGGCCTGATTCCGATGTGGGCGGGCGAAGGCGACCTGCCGACGCCCGACTTCATCACCCGCGCCGCCATCGCCGGCCTGGAAGCCGGAGAGACCTTCTACACCTGGCAGCGCGGCATGCCCGAACTGCGCCAGTCCCTTGCCGACTATCATCGCCGCCATTTCGGCCGACCGGCCGCCGCCGAGGAATTCCTGGTGACGGGTTCGGGCATGCACGCCATCCAGATGGCCCTGCAGGCGACCGCCGGCGCCGGCGACGAGGCGGTCTATCTCTCGCCGGCCTGGCCGAACTTCGCCGCGGCGGCCGGCGTGATGGGCACGAAGCCGGTCGCGGTGGAACTGATTTTTTCCGACAGGGGCTGGACGCTGGACGTCGAACGGCTCGCCGCCGCGCTCACCCCGAGGACTCGCGTGCTCTTCGTCAACTCGCCGTCGAATCCCACCGGCTGGACCGCCGACCGGGAGACGCTGGCGGACATCCTGGCACTCGCCCGCAGGCACGGTCTCTGGATCATCGCCGACGAGATCTACGCCCTGTTCCATCATGACGGCGGCCGCGCGGCGTCCTTCGTCGACGTGATGGAGCCGGAAGACCGCGTCATCTTCGTCAACAGCTTCTCAAAGAACTGGGCGATGACCGGCTGGCGCGTCGGCTGGATGCGGGTCCATCCGAGCCTGCAGCAGACCTTCGAGAACCTGATCCAGTACTCCAATTCCGGCGTTCCGCAGTTCCTGCAGCGCGGTGCGGTGGCCGCGCTCGACCAGGGCGACGATTTCGTCGCCGGACAGGTCGAGCGCGCGGCGACCGCGCGCGACATGGTCTGCCGCATCCTCGGCGCCACCAACCGGGTGCGCCTGTCGCCCCCGGCGGGCGCGTTCTACCTGTTCTTCGCCGTCGACGGCCTGCCCGACGCACGCGCCGCGGCAGCCGAGATCGTCGACAGGGCCAATGTCGGCCTCGCCCCCGGAACCGCCTTCGGTGCGGGCGGCGACGGCTACCTGCGGCTCTGCTTCCACCGGCGGCTGGACGAGGTTGAGGAGGCCGCCGGACGCATCGCCCGGTGGATCGGCAGCCGCTGA
- the galE gene encoding UDP-glucose 4-epimerase GalE, producing MAVLVTGGAGYIGSHMVWDLLDAGEEVVVIDDLSTGFEWALAPEAVFHRGDVADGRLVRRVIEEHAVDAIIHFAGSVVVPESISQPLFYYENNTCKSRALIEHAVTGGVRHFIFSSTAAIYAPGDTLPLDEEALVAPQTPYGMSKLMVELMLRDVAVAHALDYAILRYFNVAGADPKGRTGQSTKGATHLIKVVCEAAHGRRERVDVYGTDWETRDGTGVRDYIHVSDLALAHRLALQRLRSGGGNLIANCGYGRGYSVREVIESARRVSGRDFSVAFAPRRPGDLASVIANAARARKELAWTPRFDAIDDIMETSLAWEESLSRKNSAT from the coding sequence ATGGCTGTGCTCGTCACGGGTGGCGCCGGCTACATCGGCAGCCACATGGTGTGGGATTTGCTCGACGCCGGCGAGGAGGTCGTCGTCATCGACGACCTGTCGACCGGTTTCGAATGGGCGCTCGCACCTGAAGCCGTGTTCCACAGGGGCGACGTCGCCGACGGCCGGCTCGTCCGTCGGGTCATCGAGGAGCATGCGGTGGACGCGATCATCCATTTCGCCGGCTCCGTCGTGGTACCGGAATCCATCTCGCAGCCGCTCTTCTACTACGAGAACAACACCTGCAAGTCGCGGGCGCTGATCGAGCACGCCGTGACCGGCGGCGTCCGCCACTTCATCTTCTCCTCGACCGCCGCGATCTATGCCCCCGGCGACACGCTGCCGCTCGACGAGGAGGCGCTGGTCGCGCCGCAGACGCCCTACGGCATGTCCAAGCTCATGGTCGAACTGATGCTGCGCGACGTCGCCGTCGCCCATGCGCTCGACTACGCCATCCTGCGCTACTTCAACGTCGCCGGCGCCGATCCGAAAGGCCGCACCGGTCAGTCGACGAAGGGCGCCACGCACCTGATCAAGGTCGTCTGCGAGGCAGCCCATGGCCGCCGAGAGCGCGTCGACGTCTACGGCACGGACTGGGAGACGCGGGACGGCACGGGCGTGCGCGACTACATCCATGTCTCCGACCTGGCGCTCGCGCACCGTCTGGCGCTGCAGCGGCTGCGCAGCGGCGGCGGCAACCTGATTGCCAATTGCGGCTACGGCCGCGGCTATTCCGTGCGCGAGGTGATCGAGAGCGCCAGGCGCGTCTCGGGGCGCGACTTCTCCGTCGCCTTCGCCCCGCGCCGGCCGGGCGACCTCGCCTCCGTCATCGCCAATGCCGCCCGGGCCCGCAAGGAACTGGCCTGGACGCCGCGTTTCGACGCCATCGACGACATCATGGAGACGTCGCTCGCCTGGGAAGAGAGCCTGTCGCGGAAAAATTCCGCGACCTGA
- a CDS encoding DUF1622 domain-containing protein has protein sequence MHDSLFTTLLHWTTRSIEAAGIAAIVLGIVMATGRFALRHVVESGQDMTFQRYRGDVGRAILLGLEFLVAADIINTVAVDPTLESVAVLAGIVFIRTFLSIALEVEIEGRFPWQPRRDDQPPR, from the coding sequence ATGCACGACAGCCTCTTCACCACCCTGCTCCACTGGACGACCCGCTCGATCGAGGCCGCAGGGATCGCGGCTATCGTGCTCGGCATCGTGATGGCCACCGGGCGGTTCGCGCTTCGCCATGTCGTCGAAAGCGGTCAGGACATGACGTTCCAGCGCTACCGCGGCGACGTCGGGCGGGCGATCCTGCTCGGGCTGGAATTCCTGGTCGCCGCCGACATCATCAACACGGTCGCCGTCGATCCGACGCTGGAAAGCGTGGCGGTCCTGGCCGGCATCGTGTTCATCCGGACCTTCCTCAGCATCGCTCTGGAGGTGGAGATCGAAGGTCGCTTTCCCTGGCAGCCGCGTCGCGACGATCAGCCGCCGAGATAG
- a CDS encoding glycosyltransferase family 2 protein: MPRIAAITMAFNEPEFLPLWLEHYGRMVGENNLFVVSFADHRQRADRSRPYQLIDLPDGEFDEVSRAAMMSSLQSMLLHRYDWVVMSDADELIVPDPARHAGLPDFLEKNGEHPYFDVVGFNVVHDRGREPALDTRRPLLRQRAWVQFDAGYCKPLVSRVPLNWSPGFHRCDRPRRQSDDLYMFHLRAADETIARARNRRLNAIRMSQSDLEAGHSMHFGLDAERYLAHVFPEPEETGRAAEFDPAGDLDHLRRFPDDVHHQGRLCRLPPRFADTIAPAPSRFEAQRRRLRRLLASRT; this comes from the coding sequence ATGCCGCGTATCGCCGCGATCACGATGGCTTTCAACGAGCCGGAGTTCCTGCCGCTGTGGCTCGAACATTACGGGCGCATGGTCGGCGAGAACAACCTTTTCGTCGTTTCGTTCGCCGACCACCGTCAGCGCGCCGACAGGTCCCGCCCCTATCAGCTGATCGATCTGCCGGACGGCGAGTTCGACGAGGTCAGTCGCGCCGCGATGATGAGTTCGCTCCAGTCGATGCTGCTGCATCGGTACGACTGGGTCGTCATGAGCGATGCGGACGAACTGATCGTGCCCGACCCGGCGCGGCACGCAGGGCTGCCGGATTTCCTCGAGAAGAACGGGGAGCACCCCTATTTCGACGTGGTCGGGTTCAACGTCGTCCACGATCGCGGACGAGAGCCCGCCCTCGACACCCGCAGGCCCCTGCTGCGGCAGCGTGCCTGGGTCCAGTTCGACGCAGGCTATTGCAAGCCTCTCGTCAGCCGTGTGCCGTTGAACTGGAGCCCCGGCTTCCATCGCTGCGACCGGCCGCGCCGGCAGAGCGATGACCTCTACATGTTCCACCTGCGGGCGGCCGACGAGACGATCGCGCGTGCCCGCAACAGGCGTCTCAACGCGATCCGGATGTCGCAGAGCGATCTTGAGGCAGGCCACAGCATGCACTTCGGTCTCGATGCCGAACGATATCTCGCGCACGTGTTTCCCGAACCGGAGGAAACCGGCCGCGCAGCAGAGTTCGATCCCGCGGGAGATCTCGACCATCTGCGACGCTTCCCCGATGATGTCCATCACCAGGGCCGCCTCTGCCGCCTTCCGCCGCGGTTCGCCGACACCATCGCTCCCGCGCCGTCGCGGTTCGAAGCACAGCGCCGCCGCCTCCGCCGGTTGCTTGCCTCCCGCACCTGA
- a CDS encoding methyltransferase domain-containing protein: protein MKYFSEKNLHVADISAGNPSRSSTVPPVAVDSAITMLLANGPTYRVDSHGGQAALGFPFIFIAGARHNVTLEVQVGTAAGFRVEVHGRVTKMQKAVAKIGSDGSIHSISEEIRDLSVKVLAVGRLEISFCFVPFRTRLEYLYLFAFNDAENVSENCLLEVAPALFESWKAPLHLRSMEHVEANIEGEYVCAIQEVLIIENYIKIEFEIHKRGSELRAIGVRHGSMRIATSQWWNWLAGGRTSPTGGDDAYCWPAPQQPSAPIMAPALVDCFGPDFVHHGHAVTLLLNDLPDFQARPLMEIGRLGEVFLRAEFQDGSSYEIDVAAELAKGGPDDWNTVLSRSVASLLASAGDNPLFLEVGARGDASCAMRNWANASGLRYLGLDIVPSPNVDMVGDAHQLSRYLDEGSVDVVYSSEVLEHLVSPVAFIAESGRVLRPGGLFICRAPTTWPLHAEPWDFCRFSRHSWQGLLNAGTGFEIIGTYEFGRASVLPRRLGGASGIMMSCHPAPMLSAVIARRTDVAGSVANSPERILAEGHYDPA from the coding sequence ATGAAGTATTTCTCGGAAAAGAATCTCCACGTCGCGGACATATCGGCCGGAAATCCAAGCCGTTCGTCCACGGTGCCCCCTGTCGCGGTGGATTCGGCGATCACCATGCTTCTCGCGAACGGCCCTACATACCGGGTCGACAGCCACGGGGGCCAAGCGGCGCTGGGTTTCCCGTTCATCTTCATCGCGGGAGCAAGGCACAATGTCACGCTTGAGGTGCAGGTGGGGACCGCCGCAGGTTTCCGCGTCGAAGTCCACGGCAGGGTCACCAAGATGCAGAAGGCCGTGGCGAAGATTGGGTCGGATGGCTCAATCCACAGTATCTCGGAGGAGATCCGTGACCTGTCGGTCAAGGTCCTCGCGGTTGGACGCCTTGAAATAAGCTTCTGCTTCGTGCCCTTCCGGACACGTCTTGAATATCTCTACCTTTTCGCCTTCAATGATGCAGAAAATGTTTCTGAAAATTGTCTTCTTGAGGTAGCGCCGGCGCTGTTCGAATCTTGGAAGGCGCCGTTACATCTTCGATCCATGGAGCATGTAGAGGCAAATATAGAAGGAGAATATGTATGTGCAATTCAGGAAGTATTGATAATTGAGAATTACATCAAGATAGAGTTCGAGATACACAAGCGTGGATCAGAATTGCGAGCCATCGGTGTACGCCATGGCTCCATGCGGATAGCAACGTCTCAATGGTGGAACTGGCTGGCAGGGGGAAGAACTTCGCCAACCGGAGGAGACGACGCATATTGTTGGCCGGCACCGCAGCAGCCGTCTGCGCCCATAATGGCTCCCGCTCTCGTTGATTGCTTCGGCCCGGACTTCGTGCATCACGGCCACGCCGTGACGCTGCTGCTGAATGATCTCCCCGATTTCCAAGCACGCCCGTTGATGGAGATCGGGCGGCTGGGGGAGGTGTTCCTGAGGGCCGAGTTTCAAGACGGCTCCTCATACGAAATCGATGTGGCTGCAGAGCTGGCGAAGGGTGGTCCGGACGATTGGAACACCGTCCTTAGCCGTTCTGTCGCTTCATTGCTCGCTTCTGCGGGGGATAACCCGCTTTTCCTGGAAGTGGGTGCACGGGGCGACGCGAGTTGCGCCATGCGCAATTGGGCCAACGCCTCAGGGTTGCGCTATCTGGGCCTCGATATCGTCCCATCTCCAAACGTCGACATGGTGGGAGATGCCCACCAACTCTCCCGTTACCTCGACGAGGGATCGGTCGATGTTGTCTATTCGTCGGAAGTTCTCGAACACCTCGTAAGCCCCGTCGCCTTCATTGCAGAATCCGGCCGTGTGCTCCGGCCCGGCGGCCTGTTCATCTGCCGTGCACCCACGACCTGGCCCCTGCACGCCGAGCCATGGGATTTCTGCCGCTTCAGCCGCCACAGCTGGCAGGGGTTGCTAAACGCAGGAACTGGCTTCGAGATAATCGGAACCTATGAGTTTGGGAGGGCGTCGGTGCTTCCCCGGCGTCTCGGTGGAGCAAGTGGCATCATGATGTCCTGCCATCCGGCGCCGATGTTGAGTGCCGTTATCGCGCGGCGAACCGATGTGGCGGGGTCCGTTGCCAATTCGCCGGAGCGGATTCTTGCTGAAGGGCACTACGACCCTGCATGA
- a CDS encoding rhamnan synthesis F family protein, with the protein MTTILRTAGTLVGDLYLRSISAVRGEMRSRAIGEDPNRHSQSFCIYVHYDRGRTLHRYVRDQVAALAVHGYRIIFVSHARSRPDLEALAPHCMQLFHRRNIGHDFGAYGFGLRWLHMQGLQPADVILTNDSCYGYFAGLGDMLAASRASKAALWGVTESYDIAYHLQSYFLRISAELYASKRFWTFVDRLPRTGNRRRVIRAGEIGLTQHLLREGFSTESFVAYKDLVADWNTCREKRPALRPGEREFAEWLESCLIRGRPMNPTHCFADRLIERFHVPLVKKDLLRVNPLGVPHLDRIEQLVTSGGGDFSSVAEHLKFGDL; encoded by the coding sequence ATGACGACAATTCTGAGGACCGCCGGCACCTTGGTCGGTGATCTCTACCTTCGATCGATTTCTGCCGTTCGGGGCGAGATGCGTTCACGCGCCATCGGGGAGGATCCCAACCGTCACTCGCAGTCCTTCTGCATCTACGTCCACTACGACAGGGGGCGTACGCTACACCGCTACGTAAGGGATCAGGTCGCTGCCCTTGCAGTCCATGGCTACCGGATCATTTTCGTCTCACATGCCCGCTCCAGGCCAGATCTGGAAGCTTTAGCGCCGCACTGCATGCAACTGTTCCACCGACGCAACATCGGTCATGATTTCGGCGCCTACGGTTTCGGCCTGAGGTGGCTTCATATGCAGGGCCTTCAGCCTGCCGACGTAATCCTGACGAATGATTCCTGTTACGGTTATTTTGCCGGGCTCGGCGACATGCTGGCCGCTTCGCGTGCCTCGAAAGCGGCACTCTGGGGCGTTACGGAATCCTATGACATCGCCTATCATCTCCAGAGCTACTTCCTGCGCATTTCGGCCGAGCTGTACGCCAGCAAGCGGTTCTGGACATTCGTTGACCGCCTGCCGCGCACCGGCAATCGGAGGCGGGTTATTCGCGCAGGCGAGATCGGGTTGACGCAGCATCTCCTCCGGGAAGGATTTTCGACCGAGAGCTTCGTGGCCTACAAGGATCTCGTCGCGGACTGGAACACCTGTCGCGAGAAGCGCCCCGCCTTGCGCCCTGGAGAGCGCGAATTCGCCGAGTGGCTGGAGAGTTGCCTCATCCGTGGCCGCCCCATGAACCCGACGCATTGCTTCGCCGATCGGCTGATCGAACGCTTTCACGTCCCCCTTGTCAAGAAGGACCTCCTGCGCGTGAATCCGCTCGGCGTTCCCCATCTCGACAGGATCGAGCAACTCGTCACAAGCGGCGGCGGCGATTTCTCTTCGGTGGCAGAACATCTGAAATTCGGGGATCTCTAG